A stretch of Imperialibacter roseus DNA encodes these proteins:
- a CDS encoding DUF58 domain-containing protein, whose translation MKDFLKKLRRYEIEIRKAITSQMQGDFHSIFKGSGLEFDDVRQYQYGDDIRTIDWNVTAKGHGTFVKTFKEEKEQTVFFILDVSASQEIGADGQQKIDIGKELCGLLALSAIKEGSQVGVLCYSDKKEKYIKPAKGLRHAYQIIDSLFNLKPSSTGTNLNLGIRSAMNMIHRKSVIIMISDFVDDDYQQGIKALAKKHDLVVIHLSDRRETHFPRLGIVPLYDKESKKTIWVNTSAPAFRKKVETIYQGNQYDLEKLCKKNQANYLSISTEEEYVPKLIRLFRVRNKVRKSG comes from the coding sequence ATGAAGGATTTCCTCAAGAAGCTGCGAAGATATGAGATTGAGATCAGGAAGGCAATCACCTCACAAATGCAGGGAGATTTTCATTCGATCTTTAAAGGCTCCGGTCTGGAGTTTGACGACGTGCGTCAATACCAGTACGGAGATGATATCAGAACCATAGACTGGAATGTGACCGCCAAAGGGCACGGCACCTTTGTGAAAACGTTCAAGGAGGAAAAGGAGCAGACGGTCTTCTTCATTCTTGACGTAAGTGCCTCGCAGGAAATTGGAGCCGACGGGCAGCAGAAAATAGATATTGGAAAAGAGCTCTGTGGGCTTTTGGCGCTTTCAGCCATTAAGGAGGGCAGCCAGGTTGGTGTGCTGTGCTATTCTGACAAGAAAGAAAAATACATCAAGCCGGCCAAAGGGCTGAGACACGCCTATCAAATTATAGATAGCTTGTTTAATCTGAAACCATCGTCAACAGGTACTAATCTAAACCTGGGCATAAGAAGCGCCATGAACATGATCCATCGCAAAAGCGTGATCATTATGATTTCCGATTTTGTAGACGATGACTATCAACAGGGCATTAAGGCTTTAGCAAAAAAACACGACCTTGTGGTGATCCACCTGAGCGACAGGAGAGAAACACATTTCCCAAGATTGGGTATAGTGCCATTGTATGACAAGGAAAGCAAAAAAACGATTTGGGTGAACACTTCCGCCCCTGCCTTTCGTAAAAAAGTGGAAACCATCTATCAGGGAAATCAGTATGATCTTGAGAAGTTGTGCAAGAAGAATCAGGCCAACTACCTTTCTATAAGTACCGAAGAAGAATACGTGCCAAAATTGATCCGTTTGTTTAGAGTGAGAAATAAAGTCAGGAAAAGTGGGTAA
- a CDS encoding DUF4296 domain-containing protein — translation MKNVFWSLGGLFLISLFGCSNKEEIPAGIVAPQRMISILTDIHQLETEVASLKLTYDSSTALYKQQQQLLFDKHNVSDSVYTHSFEYYLEHVEMLDKIYAAVVDSLSVRRNMGPRKEPEESGESL, via the coding sequence GTGAAAAATGTTTTTTGGAGCCTTGGTGGCCTTTTCTTGATATCCCTCTTTGGATGTAGCAACAAAGAAGAAATTCCTGCTGGTATCGTTGCGCCTCAACGAATGATCAGCATCCTTACCGATATACATCAGTTGGAAACAGAGGTAGCCTCACTAAAGTTAACCTACGACTCCTCTACAGCTCTTTACAAGCAGCAGCAGCAACTTTTGTTTGATAAGCACAACGTGTCGGATTCGGTTTATACACATAGCTTTGAGTATTACCTTGAGCATGTGGAAATGCTGGATAAAATTTATGCGGCTGTAGTGGATAGTCTCTCAGTGAGACGCAACATGGGTCCTCGAAAAGAGCCTGAAGAATCAGGGGAGTCGCTATGA
- a CDS encoding endonuclease MutS2 codes for MRVFPDTFEAKTGFDKIREMVAAKCLSSLGTRHVEKMKPSDDLKYLKRLLIQTEELRRLFAAGNRLPDANYIDPAEQLAKMKVSGTYLEEEEAYDLKRSLSTIIQLQSVLTKHAEECPTLHGLSGMVDLPTDIIKWFEAIIDDTGKLRANASKELMQIRASMVSEHSSLRRVMDHISKDAQKQGWSPDDGSIAVRGGRLVIPVLAEHKRKLKGFIHDESATGQTVFMEPAEALEINNRIRELELEERREIIRILRNFTDQLRPHIPALEKAYHFLGAIDFIRAKALLAIEINGLLPVIDENPVIVWHKAVHPLLYLLHKKAQKPIVPLDIELDAERRILIISGPNAGGKSVCLKTVVLLQYMLQCGLLVPVRDDSVMGVFNKIFIDMGDEQSLENDLSTYSSHLTSMRFFLENAGGKTLFLIDEFGAGTEPQFGGAIAEGVLEQLYKKQSFGVITTHYGNLKSMAEKNAGIINGAMRYDVNQLKPLYELEVGRPGSSFALEMAANIGLSNAVIERAKGLVGHSQVKFETLINELEAAKNDFQTRYESVNRKDTELEKILKDYQDLKAHLDAEKSKIIKEAKQEAKRIVLDANKAVENTIREIKENKAEKEKTKEVRQKLTDIQVSLTEEVEEKKPVWTTVAGEIKVGDKVRMAGQESAGEVVSIRGKKAEVLMGELKSHIALNRLEKVKSSSQGKKSLKRESVGGVFKGIDMNQRRADFSPNLDLRGKRAEEAIQLVDDFIDSSVLFSMHEVRIVHGKGDGILREVIRRYLSGNKFIERMADEHVERGGSGVTVISFRQ; via the coding sequence ATGAGGGTTTTTCCTGATACCTTCGAGGCCAAAACCGGCTTCGATAAAATCCGTGAAATGGTGGCCGCCAAATGCCTTAGCAGCCTCGGCACAAGGCATGTGGAGAAGATGAAGCCTTCAGACGACTTGAAGTACCTGAAAAGGCTTTTGATTCAAACTGAGGAGCTTAGACGGTTATTTGCGGCAGGTAACAGACTGCCCGACGCCAACTACATTGATCCGGCGGAACAGCTTGCCAAAATGAAGGTTAGCGGTACTTACCTGGAGGAAGAAGAAGCCTACGACCTTAAACGGTCACTCAGCACCATTATTCAACTTCAGTCTGTGCTGACAAAACATGCCGAAGAGTGCCCGACGCTGCACGGGTTATCAGGGATGGTAGATCTTCCCACCGATATTATTAAATGGTTTGAGGCTATTATTGATGACACAGGAAAGCTGAGAGCCAACGCCTCCAAAGAGCTTATGCAAATAAGGGCCTCAATGGTCAGCGAGCATTCCTCGCTGAGGAGGGTAATGGATCACATAAGCAAAGACGCACAAAAACAGGGGTGGTCGCCCGACGATGGTTCCATTGCCGTAAGGGGCGGGCGTTTGGTTATTCCGGTGCTGGCAGAACACAAGCGCAAGCTGAAAGGATTTATTCATGATGAGTCAGCAACAGGACAAACTGTGTTTATGGAGCCGGCCGAGGCCCTGGAGATCAACAACCGTATAAGGGAGCTGGAGCTGGAAGAAAGAAGGGAAATCATCCGAATTCTTAGAAATTTCACTGATCAATTAAGGCCTCATATTCCTGCGCTGGAAAAAGCTTACCATTTTCTTGGTGCGATTGACTTTATACGGGCGAAGGCTTTGCTTGCCATCGAAATCAATGGCTTGCTGCCTGTCATAGACGAAAATCCGGTCATTGTTTGGCACAAGGCGGTTCATCCTCTTCTTTATCTTTTGCACAAAAAGGCCCAAAAGCCTATTGTTCCTCTGGATATTGAGCTTGATGCAGAAAGGCGCATTCTGATTATTTCGGGGCCAAATGCCGGCGGCAAGTCGGTGTGCCTGAAAACCGTCGTCTTATTGCAATACATGCTACAGTGCGGTCTCTTGGTACCCGTTAGAGACGACTCGGTCATGGGGGTTTTCAATAAGATCTTCATCGATATGGGCGATGAACAGTCGCTGGAAAATGACCTAAGTACCTACAGTTCTCACCTCACTTCGATGCGTTTTTTCCTCGAAAATGCAGGAGGGAAGACATTGTTTCTGATTGATGAGTTTGGCGCTGGCACCGAGCCGCAGTTTGGTGGAGCTATTGCGGAGGGCGTGCTGGAGCAATTGTACAAAAAGCAATCCTTTGGAGTGATTACTACGCATTATGGCAATCTGAAGAGTATGGCTGAGAAGAATGCAGGCATCATCAACGGGGCTATGAGATACGATGTAAATCAGTTGAAGCCTTTGTATGAACTGGAAGTGGGACGACCAGGGAGCTCTTTCGCCTTGGAAATGGCCGCAAATATTGGGCTGTCAAATGCGGTGATCGAAAGGGCGAAAGGCCTTGTTGGGCATTCGCAGGTGAAGTTTGAAACGCTCATCAACGAGTTGGAAGCCGCTAAAAATGATTTTCAAACCAGGTACGAGAGTGTTAACCGAAAGGACACTGAGCTTGAAAAAATACTCAAAGACTACCAGGACCTGAAAGCTCATTTGGATGCAGAAAAGAGCAAGATTATTAAGGAAGCCAAGCAGGAAGCCAAGCGAATTGTACTCGACGCCAATAAAGCGGTAGAAAATACTATCAGGGAGATAAAAGAAAACAAGGCCGAAAAGGAAAAGACAAAAGAAGTGCGCCAAAAGCTCACAGATATACAAGTTTCGCTGACTGAGGAAGTGGAGGAGAAAAAGCCTGTATGGACAACTGTGGCTGGCGAGATAAAAGTAGGCGACAAGGTCAGGATGGCCGGGCAGGAGTCGGCTGGTGAAGTGGTCTCCATTCGGGGAAAGAAAGCAGAAGTGCTCATGGGAGAGCTAAAATCTCACATTGCACTCAACCGTCTTGAAAAAGTAAAATCGTCGTCCCAGGGGAAAAAGAGCTTGAAGCGGGAGAGCGTAGGTGGCGTCTTTAAGGGGATCGACATGAACCAAAGAAGGGCCGACTTTTCCCCCAATCTTGACCTCAGAGGAAAGAGAGCCGAAGAAGCTATTCAGTTAGTTGACGATTTTATAGATAGTTCAGTGCTTTTCAGCATGCACGAGGTGAGGATCGTACATGGCAAGGGCGACGGCATTCTCAGAGAAGTGATCAGGCGCTACCTGAGTGGCAATAAGTTCATTGAGCGGATGGCCGACGAACATGTGGAGAGAGGCGGTAGTGGGGTCACAGTCATCAGCTTCAGACAATAA
- a CDS encoding ABC transporter ATP-binding protein, which translates to MPSDMEIVLENAGKRYLREWIFKNLSYTFKKGSSYAITGRNGSGKSTLAAVLSGQLIPSEGTVKHSIDGKVLDEHLVYRHTSLAAPYLELIEEFTLSEMVNFHFSLKSLEIGKSKEDVLPFAWLEDSAQKQVKHLSSGMKQRFKLALSFLSATPLLILDEPTSNLDTNGINWYLERLNSVLQDRLVVICSNQSYEYEMCRNTISIEEFK; encoded by the coding sequence TTGCCGTCTGACATGGAGATTGTGCTCGAAAATGCCGGCAAGCGCTATTTGCGTGAGTGGATTTTCAAGAATTTGAGCTATACTTTTAAAAAAGGCTCCTCCTACGCCATTACAGGAAGAAATGGAAGTGGAAAATCCACGCTGGCAGCCGTTCTGAGCGGGCAGTTAATTCCTTCTGAAGGAACAGTAAAACACTCTATTGACGGTAAAGTACTCGATGAGCACCTGGTTTACAGGCATACGTCGCTGGCTGCACCCTATCTGGAGCTCATTGAGGAATTCACACTATCCGAAATGGTCAACTTCCATTTCAGCCTTAAAAGCCTGGAAATTGGCAAGTCGAAAGAGGACGTCCTACCCTTCGCATGGCTGGAAGACTCGGCACAGAAACAAGTGAAGCATCTTTCGTCTGGCATGAAACAGCGGTTCAAGCTAGCTCTCAGTTTTTTGAGTGCCACACCGCTTCTTATCCTCGATGAGCCCACAAGTAATTTGGACACCAATGGAATAAATTGGTATTTGGAACGTTTGAATTCTGTGCTACAGGATCGGTTGGTGGTGATTTGTTCCAACCAGTCCTATGAATATGAAATGTGTAGAAACACTATTTCAATTGAAGAATTCAAGTGA
- the lpxA gene encoding acyl-ACP--UDP-N-acetylglucosamine O-acyltransferase — translation MIHPLAYVHPEAKVGPNVTIEPFAVIHHNVEIGEGTWIGSHAVIYEGARIGKNVKIFNGASISTIPQDLKFKGESTETFIGDGTSIREFVTISRGTSDKLKTVVGSDCLIMAYAHVAHDCTIGNNCILGNSVQIAGHVVIDDWAIISGTTAVHQFSRIGSHVMVSGGSLVRKDIPPFTTAGREPLSFCGINSVGLRRRGFSNEKINEIQDIYRYIYFRGLNHSKAIELILAETPHSDERDQIVDFIRSSERGIMKGFAV, via the coding sequence ATGATCCATCCGCTAGCATATGTTCATCCTGAAGCCAAGGTAGGGCCCAATGTAACCATTGAGCCCTTCGCTGTGATCCATCACAATGTGGAGATTGGCGAAGGCACCTGGATTGGCTCGCATGCGGTAATTTACGAAGGTGCCCGCATCGGCAAAAACGTAAAAATATTCAACGGCGCCTCTATTTCTACCATCCCTCAGGATCTTAAATTCAAAGGGGAGTCAACGGAGACTTTTATAGGCGACGGCACGTCCATACGTGAATTTGTCACCATTAGCCGTGGTACTTCCGACAAACTTAAGACTGTTGTGGGCAGCGACTGCCTGATCATGGCTTATGCCCACGTAGCCCACGATTGCACTATCGGCAATAACTGTATTCTTGGCAACTCAGTGCAAATAGCCGGACATGTGGTGATTGATGACTGGGCCATTATCAGTGGAACCACAGCCGTTCACCAGTTTTCCAGAATCGGCTCCCACGTAATGGTGTCGGGTGGTTCACTTGTAAGAAAGGACATCCCTCCATTTACCACTGCTGGTAGAGAGCCTTTAAGCTTTTGCGGCATTAACTCTGTAGGTCTTCGCAGAAGAGGGTTCAGTAACGAAAAAATCAACGAAATACAGGACATCTATCGCTATATCTATTTCAGAGGCCTCAATCACTCCAAAGCCATTGAACTGATCCTTGCCGAAACTCCTCACTCCGACGAAAGAGATCAGATTGTTGACTTTATCAGGTCATCGGAAAGAGGGATAATGAAGGGTTTTGCCGTCTGA
- a CDS encoding bifunctional UDP-3-O-[3-hydroxymyristoyl] N-acetylglucosamine deacetylase/3-hydroxyacyl-ACP dehydratase produces the protein MNIRQQTVKEKVTVSGVGLHTGVHTTMTFVPAPPNHGIKFQRVDLEDQPTIDADADLVVDVSRGTTLEQNGARVSTTEHALAALVGLEIDNVLIQLDGPEVPIMDGSALLFVEAIQRVGVEEQNAQRNFFEVPESIFYRDKTNEIEIAALPLDDYRVTVMVDYNSPVLGSQHATLTNVGEFATEIASCRTFCFLHELETLHKNNLIKGGDLSNAIVVVDRVVEEHELDSLAKLLGKPKVQVKKEGILNNVDLRYKNEPARHKLLDVMGDLALVGRPIKAQILAARPGHAANVAFAKKLKKVMQSSTNDGVPYYDPKIPPVLDINKITNILPHRYPFLLIDKIFHLDEKWVAGVKNVTYNEPFFQGHFPGNPVMPGVLQVEAMAQIGGILVLNTVPDPENYWTYFLGIEGFRFRKMVLPGDTLVIRCELLAPIKRGIAKMRGEAYVGSNLVCEGAMTASIVRKDV, from the coding sequence ATGAACATTAGGCAGCAAACCGTAAAAGAGAAAGTAACCGTTTCAGGCGTAGGCTTACACACAGGCGTCCATACCACAATGACGTTTGTGCCAGCTCCACCCAACCATGGCATAAAGTTTCAAAGGGTAGACCTTGAAGATCAACCAACTATCGATGCCGATGCGGACTTAGTGGTGGATGTTTCCCGTGGCACTACCCTGGAACAAAACGGCGCCAGGGTGAGTACAACCGAACATGCTTTAGCTGCTTTGGTGGGCTTGGAAATAGACAATGTGTTGATCCAGCTTGACGGCCCGGAAGTGCCGATTATGGACGGAAGTGCGTTGCTGTTTGTAGAAGCGATTCAAAGAGTAGGAGTTGAAGAGCAAAATGCTCAACGAAACTTTTTCGAGGTGCCGGAAAGCATCTTCTACAGAGACAAAACCAATGAAATAGAAATTGCTGCCCTCCCGCTGGACGACTACAGGGTGACTGTAATGGTTGACTACAACTCGCCAGTGCTGGGAAGCCAGCATGCTACATTGACGAATGTAGGCGAGTTTGCCACAGAGATTGCATCGTGCCGCACCTTTTGCTTTTTGCATGAACTTGAAACGCTGCATAAAAACAACCTCATCAAAGGTGGCGACCTCAGCAATGCTATTGTGGTAGTAGACAGGGTAGTTGAAGAACACGAACTGGACAGCCTTGCGAAGCTTCTTGGCAAGCCCAAGGTACAAGTGAAGAAAGAAGGCATCCTCAATAACGTCGATTTACGGTACAAAAACGAGCCCGCCAGACACAAATTGCTGGATGTAATGGGAGATCTTGCCCTTGTTGGCCGTCCTATTAAGGCCCAGATTTTGGCTGCCAGACCAGGTCACGCTGCCAATGTAGCTTTTGCAAAGAAGCTCAAGAAAGTAATGCAGAGCTCTACCAACGACGGCGTACCTTACTACGACCCAAAAATACCTCCTGTATTAGACATCAATAAGATTACTAACATACTTCCGCATCGGTATCCCTTCCTTTTGATCGACAAAATATTTCATTTGGATGAGAAGTGGGTAGCGGGTGTGAAAAATGTAACCTACAACGAGCCTTTCTTCCAGGGTCATTTTCCTGGCAATCCGGTAATGCCCGGGGTACTTCAGGTAGAGGCAATGGCACAAATAGGCGGTATATTGGTACTGAACACTGTGCCAGACCCCGAAAACTACTGGACCTACTTCCTGGGAATTGAGGGGTTCAGGTTTCGAAAAATGGTGCTTCCCGGCGACACCCTGGTAATTCGTTGTGAGCTTTTGGCACCTATCAAAAGAGGAATTGCCAAAATGAGAGGCGAGGCCTATGTTGGTTCCAACCTGGTTTGTGAAGGTGCAATGACCGCCAGCATAGTTAGAAAAGACGTATGA
- the lpxD gene encoding UDP-3-O-(3-hydroxymyristoyl)glucosamine N-acyltransferase, producing MEFTLAQIAHILNGELKGNGQVKVNRVGKIEEGGEGAITFLSNPKYEPFIYKTTASAVIVSKGFKPKGEISAGLILVDDPYLSFTALLEEYHKLVSFQKSGVEQPCFFADTATEGKNTYRGAFSYVGKNVRLGDNVKIYPNTYIGDDVTIGNNTIIYAGVKIYSRTKIGNYCTIHSGAVIGSDGFGFAPQADGSYKTIPQVGNVVLEDHVSIGANTTIDCATFDSTIIREGVKLDNLVQIGHNVEIGKHTVIASQTGISGSSKVGEYSMIGGQVGLAGHIQLGARTKIAAQSGINKSIKEEGKILFGSPAFDHLQYMKSAMLFKRLPELNQKIRELEEKIINLTSLKTDDEH from the coding sequence ATGGAATTTACCCTGGCACAAATCGCTCACATTCTTAATGGCGAGCTAAAAGGCAACGGTCAAGTAAAAGTAAACAGAGTAGGCAAAATTGAAGAGGGTGGCGAAGGGGCAATTACCTTTTTGTCTAATCCTAAATACGAGCCTTTCATCTACAAGACCACAGCATCGGCTGTGATCGTCAGCAAAGGCTTTAAACCGAAAGGCGAAATTTCGGCCGGTCTAATCCTTGTCGACGATCCATATTTAAGTTTTACAGCACTACTGGAAGAGTACCATAAATTGGTCAGCTTTCAAAAATCGGGGGTTGAGCAACCATGCTTTTTCGCTGATACGGCCACCGAGGGAAAAAACACCTACAGAGGGGCCTTCTCTTATGTTGGAAAAAATGTCAGGCTTGGTGACAATGTAAAAATTTATCCAAATACCTACATAGGCGACGATGTAACCATTGGCAACAACACCATTATATACGCAGGCGTAAAAATTTACTCCAGAACGAAAATTGGGAATTACTGCACGATACATTCCGGTGCTGTCATTGGTAGCGATGGGTTTGGATTTGCTCCTCAAGCCGATGGTAGCTACAAAACAATTCCGCAAGTGGGGAATGTGGTGCTGGAAGACCATGTAAGCATTGGTGCCAACACCACCATTGACTGCGCCACTTTTGATTCAACGATCATCAGGGAGGGCGTGAAGCTCGATAACCTTGTTCAAATCGGGCATAATGTGGAAATAGGGAAGCACACAGTCATCGCTTCTCAAACAGGTATTTCGGGGTCTTCGAAAGTTGGCGAATACAGCATGATTGGCGGGCAGGTGGGGCTTGCAGGACACATCCAGCTTGGAGCACGCACTAAAATCGCCGCACAGTCGGGCATCAACAAGTCTATCAAGGAAGAAGGAAAAATCCTTTTTGGGAGCCCGGCATTTGATCATTTGCAGTACATGAAGTCCGCCATGCTTTTCAAAAGACTTCCTGAACTAAACCAGAAGATCAGAGAACTTGAAGAAAAAATTATAAATTTGACGTCGCTAAAGACAGACGATGAACATTAG
- a CDS encoding HD domain-containing protein, whose protein sequence is MNKKKIINDPVYGFITIQSDLIFDIIQHPYFQRLRRIKQLGLSDFVYPGALHTRFHHALGAMHLMTITLDNLRSKGHEISPEEYEAALIAILLHDIGHGPFSHTLEFSLMNGIGHEHISVLLISKLNEYFEGKLTLAFDIFKNKYHRTFFNQLVSSQLDIDRLDYLKRDSFFTGVSEGTIGADRIIKMLDIRDGQLVVEEKGIYSIENFLSARRLMYWQVYLHKTSVASEKMMIQLIKRAKWLVQNGTSIKATPAFSIFLERNISLKDLQDDPELLDVFASLDDYDIWGSVKFWTSYDDKVLSMLSTMLLQRKLFQIVMSNDKIEASVAEGLKTKIQSQLGVSEDEANYFIGKGSISNKAYIAEGQTINILTKAGQIVDVATASDLPNIKAMSKIVTKHYLCWPKIVSL, encoded by the coding sequence TTGAACAAAAAGAAAATAATAAACGATCCGGTATACGGTTTTATCACCATACAAAGCGATCTGATTTTTGATATTATCCAACACCCTTACTTTCAGCGGTTAAGAAGAATCAAACAGCTCGGGTTGAGCGACTTTGTTTACCCGGGAGCACTTCATACCAGGTTTCATCATGCGCTGGGGGCTATGCATTTAATGACAATTACCCTCGACAACCTGAGGAGCAAAGGTCACGAAATTTCTCCGGAAGAATACGAAGCGGCACTCATTGCCATTCTACTTCATGATATCGGCCACGGCCCATTTTCACATACCCTGGAGTTCAGCTTGATGAATGGAATAGGTCACGAGCATATATCTGTACTCCTTATCAGTAAGCTTAACGAGTATTTCGAGGGAAAGCTTACTCTTGCCTTCGATATTTTCAAAAATAAATATCATCGTACCTTTTTCAACCAACTGGTTTCAAGCCAACTTGATATAGATCGGCTCGACTACCTGAAAAGAGATAGCTTTTTCACGGGGGTTTCCGAAGGCACCATTGGTGCGGACCGCATCATAAAGATGCTCGACATACGGGACGGACAGTTGGTAGTGGAAGAAAAAGGCATTTACAGTATCGAAAATTTTCTGAGTGCCCGGCGGCTCATGTACTGGCAGGTATATCTTCACAAAACCTCAGTGGCTTCAGAGAAAATGATGATTCAGCTCATTAAACGAGCCAAGTGGCTGGTGCAAAACGGCACATCTATCAAAGCCACGCCAGCTTTCAGCATTTTTCTTGAAAGAAACATCTCCCTAAAGGATCTTCAGGACGACCCCGAGCTACTTGATGTTTTTGCATCACTCGACGACTACGACATTTGGGGCTCTGTGAAATTCTGGACCAGTTATGACGACAAGGTGCTGAGCATGCTCTCCACCATGCTGCTGCAACGCAAGCTATTTCAGATTGTGATGTCAAATGATAAAATTGAGGCGTCGGTAGCGGAAGGGCTGAAGACGAAAATTCAATCTCAACTCGGTGTAAGCGAGGACGAAGCCAACTACTTTATCGGCAAGGGAAGCATCAGCAACAAAGCGTATATCGCTGAAGGGCAAACCATCAATATTTTAACCAAAGCAGGGCAAATTGTCGATGTTGCCACTGCGTCGGACCTCCCAAACATCAAGGCCATGAGCAAAATCGTAACTAAACACTATCTATGCTGGCCCAAAATTGTATCTTTGTAG
- the porX gene encoding T9SS response regulator signal transducer PorX: protein MQKYSILWADDEIDLLKPHILFLESKGYKVTPVISGADALDQCDHNDFDIVFLDENMPGMTGLETLSYIKSTHPSLPVVMITKSEEEEIMEGAIGAKIADYLIKPLNPNQILLSVKKILDNRRLVSEHTNQSYQQDFRNISMAFSEHMDYEEWVEVYKKLVYWELEIENTEDKSMAEVLEMQKAEASKNFTKFIADYYKDWLNDPESKKPMLSHQLMKKKVFPQLKENDPLFFIVIDNLRYDQWEILEPVISQYFNIKEKETYFSILPTTTAYARNAIFSGMLPSEMEKHHPDLWVGEDTDDGKNNHEEDFLKRQIQRNRLNIKSSYHKIIHVNQGKHLLDNFNNLMNNDLNVIVYNFVDMLSHARTDLEMIRELAPDEAAYRSITKSWFEHSPLLDALKKISEKKCRTIITTDHGTVRVKRPFKIVGDKNTNTNLRYKQGKNLGYDGQDVFVAKKPEEMFLPKVNVSTSYVFAVEDYFFAYPNNYNYYVNFYKDTFQHGGVSLEEMIIPIIYLTPKGG, encoded by the coding sequence ATGCAAAAATATTCCATTCTTTGGGCCGATGACGAAATAGACCTGCTTAAACCTCACATCTTATTTCTTGAAAGCAAGGGATACAAAGTCACACCGGTGATTAGTGGTGCAGATGCGTTGGATCAATGCGATCATAATGATTTTGATATTGTCTTCCTCGATGAAAACATGCCTGGAATGACAGGGCTGGAAACGTTGAGCTATATTAAATCGACTCATCCAAGTCTTCCTGTGGTGATGATTACCAAGAGTGAAGAGGAAGAGATCATGGAGGGAGCGATAGGAGCAAAAATCGCCGACTATCTTATCAAGCCACTTAATCCGAATCAAATCCTTCTGTCTGTCAAGAAAATCCTCGATAACCGCAGGCTGGTGAGCGAGCATACTAACCAAAGTTATCAGCAGGACTTTCGGAACATAAGTATGGCTTTCAGTGAGCACATGGACTACGAGGAGTGGGTGGAGGTGTACAAGAAGCTGGTGTATTGGGAGCTGGAAATAGAAAATACAGAGGATAAAAGCATGGCTGAGGTGCTCGAAATGCAAAAAGCAGAAGCGAGCAAAAACTTCACTAAGTTCATAGCCGACTATTATAAGGACTGGCTTAACGATCCGGAGTCCAAAAAACCAATGCTTTCACATCAGCTGATGAAGAAAAAGGTATTTCCTCAGCTGAAAGAAAATGACCCGTTGTTTTTTATAGTGATAGACAACCTAAGGTATGACCAATGGGAGATATTAGAACCTGTCATTTCTCAATACTTTAATATTAAAGAGAAGGAAACTTATTTTTCTATCCTTCCCACAACCACAGCCTATGCCCGCAATGCGATATTTTCTGGTATGCTGCCGAGTGAAATGGAAAAACATCATCCTGATCTTTGGGTGGGCGAGGATACCGACGATGGCAAAAACAACCATGAAGAAGACTTTCTGAAGCGGCAAATTCAGCGCAACAGATTAAATATCAAGTCATCATATCACAAGATAATCCATGTAAATCAGGGCAAGCATTTGTTGGATAATTTCAACAACCTGATGAATAACGACCTTAATGTGATCGTTTATAATTTTGTGGACATGTTGTCGCACGCCCGCACTGACCTGGAAATGATCCGGGAACTGGCTCCGGATGAGGCCGCCTACCGCTCGATTACCAAATCGTGGTTCGAACACTCGCCGCTTTTGGATGCGTTAAAAAAGATATCTGAAAAGAAGTGCAGGACAATTATCACAACCGACCACGGCACGGTCAGGGTGAAAAGGCCTTTCAAGATTGTCGGTGATAAAAACACCAATACCAATTTGCGCTACAAACAAGGCAAGAATCTTGGGTACGACGGGCAGGATGTGTTTGTCGCCAAAAAGCCTGAAGAGATGTTCCTGCCAAAGGTGAATGTTTCTACTTCCTACGTTTTTGCTGTGGAGGATTATTTCTTCGCTTATCCCAACAACTACAACTATTATGTCAATTTTTATAAGGACACCTTCCAGCATGGCGGTGTTTCCCTCGAAGAGATGATCATTCCTATTATTTACCTGACACCCAAGGGAGGCTGA